From the Hevea brasiliensis isolate MT/VB/25A 57/8 chromosome 13, ASM3005281v1, whole genome shotgun sequence genome, the window GGCAAAAACCAGGATTACTATGCTAACTGCTTTTAATGTTTTCCTCTATTTTGTTTTCACTTGTGTGCTTTCTGCTTATGTTTTCTTACCTTCTGTGTGGAGCAGATGTTGAACCTGCACAACTTCGTGTCCAATCTTTGCCAGCTTCTAATTTTGTTCCAGAAACTCTTGATACTAGGATTGATGGTGATATCTATGTTGCCGAGCCATCATTTTCTGTAGGCAAGTCGCCTCCACAAAATGGAACACGGGCATCTGAGAGGACTTCTGGTGCTGTGGGTCTTGGAGAGGGTACTCCTAAGGTGTCTTGTTATCTCAAAACCACTTCTAAAGATTATGGATGAGTAATATGGGCTGAGCAGAACATATACTTTTTATTATGAAAACCATACTGAAATTAGGCTCAGATGTATTTTGAATGTGATTCTTATTTTATCAATTTGGGCAGAGCGAGAGGTCAGATGAAAAATATTGTGATGACATATTTGGCGAGACACCAACTGGAGTTCATAAATTGGTAAGATTAATATAATAACTAAATGCATCTTATTAATCTGCCAACCATCTCTTACACTTGTTCAGTTACTTTTGTATCTGTTTCAGCTTGGGATATAACAGTAAATTCAATAGCTGCCCCTCCCCCTTTTTAAAGATTCATAGGTAAATATGCTAAAGTGTTGTGCGTACATTCTTATACAGGGCAAAGGAGATGGTTTACCAATTATGCGGAATGGTCTTCATGACAACTGGGATGACTCTGATGGGTATTATGGTATGTATGTGAATATACGGAGGCTTCTTTTTTAATTTACCTTTCTTTGTTCCATTTTGTTCCTCATAAAGTGGCTAAAATACTTTAATTCTATTTGGTATTAGGGCCTAAAGCCAAAAAATATGCAATTCCTACATCTAGAAATTTGTAGAATGTCGTATTTCTTTTAATCTATTTGTACCTGAATAtgctttttagattttttttattctGTTCCTATccatttatttagttatttgtttatttgttttgttttgaattacTGCCTGGCAGTGGTGGTTTTCTGAAGTAAACTAGAAAGAGAAGTTGCTTATGTTTCTGAATTTGGTTCTTTGATGCTAATTGCATTTAGTTTTTGTATGGATATCGTAGGAGAAGAGATGCTGTCTATTAGGTCACTAATTCTTCAAAAGAAAAGAAGTGCTGAAGTTAAGACTGAGAATTTTTTAACCTGAAGTTCTGTATTGGGAAATTAGGCTTCCTTTCGCATCATAGTTTAATTGATAGTACCAGTTACTATGGATTTTCCCCCCTGTAATTTGTCCAAAAGAAAATCATTTATAGATCTTCGAAGCAGTTTGTGCAGTAGGTTGTTCTTTGAATTAATCTATTGCTGATGTTTTCAAGTGTTTATTTTACTTATTACTGATTTGATTGTTGTTTTTCTACACAGGCTACCGATTTGGTGAAATACTTGATGGTCGGTATGAAATTGTGGCTGCTCATGGAAAAGGTGTCTTTTCCACAGTAATTCGTGCGAAGGATTTAAAGGCTGGTGTTGGTGAACCTGAAGAAGTGGCTATAAAAATCATTCGTAATAATGAAACAATGTGAGAAATCTtgctttaataataataattattattattttccatgttttccCTTTTCTACAGTTGACCAACCTTGTTCTATacttttatgatgtaggcaaagAGCTGGTCAGTCAGAGGTTAAGATATTAAATAAACTAGCAGATCTAGATCAAGAGAACAAGCGCCATTGTGTTCGATTCCTTTCGAGTTTCAAGTACAGAAATCATCTTTGTTTAGTTTTTGAATCTCTTCATATGAACCTTCGTGAGGTTTTAAAAAAGTTTGGTCGCAATATCGGCCTTAAACTAACTGCTGTGAGGGCGTATGCAAAGCAGCTTTTTATTGCACTGAAGCATCTTAAGAACTGTGGTGTTCTTCATTGTGATATAAAGCCTGATAACATGCTGGTATGTCTATAGTTTTCCACGTTTGCGATTCTCCTTCAGTTAATTTATGAATTCTCAACTCACTgtcccccccttttttttttttcaggtaaatGAGGCAAAAAATGTGTTGAAGCTTTGTGATTTTGGTAATGCCATGTTTTCTGGTAAAAATGAAATTACACCATACCTTGTGAGCCGCTTTTATCGTGCTCCGGAAGTCAGTAAGTTTTAGCCTTGTGCTGTTATATGGGATATACTTTCTTGTAGTTGGATGAATTGCAATTATATCTTACTTTTGGAGTACTTCTGTTTCAGTTCTTGGCTTGCCTTATGATCATCCAATGGATATGTGGTCTGTTGGATGCTGCTTGTATGAGCTTTATACTGGTAAAGTTCTTTTTCCTGGTCCTACAAATAATGACATGTTGCGACTTCACATGGAACTGAAAGGCTCTTTTCCAAAGAAGATGCTTAAGAAGGtgggatctctctctctctctctctctctctctctctctcccctgtAATAATTGTCCATAGCAGTTACTGAAATCTCCAAACTGTCTTCCATGGTGTTTGAGTTAATTTCTTGGCTCTAGGCTCCCTGATATCTGGATCATTGGATGTGTGGTTTGGGTGATTTGTTGCCCTCCAGTCTTTTATAATGTATTTTTCCCTCCCTCTTCTTGCCTTCTCACTCATTGCAAGACTGTTAAGATTGGTGTGACTGGTCTGTGTCTACATTCTTGAATATCACATTCTTTCTTGCACTGATGTTGTTttatttttacttctttttgcagGGTGCATTTGTTGACCAGCATTTTGATCAGGATTTGCATTTTCATGCTACAGAGGAGGATCCTGTTACTAAAAGGGTAGGCTTTGTGCATGGATCTTTCATCATCCATTGATCTACTTTTCTCAACATTTGAATCCTTTATCATGGTTTTCTTTCgtgttgattgagattgagttctGTTTTCACAGACTGTAAAGAGGATGATTCTAAATATAAAGCCAAAAGATATTGGATCAATTGTTACGAGTTCTCCTGGAGACGATCTGAAGATGTTGGCCAATTTTAGAGATCTTCTGGATAAAATTTTTGTATTGGATCCTGAGAAGAGGATGACAGTTCATCAAGCACAACTTCATCCATTCATCACTGGCAAGTGAACCATGTTGCTGATTTTCTGACACCAGAATTGCTGTTGCGCtagatattaatatattatgactTCATATTCAGTTATCTAATCATTGGGCATTGTGTCTTTATCTTCTATTTGCTGGCCTATGAGCTTTGGACAGTTGTAGCCGTCTTTGAAGTCAGAAGTGGTGATGTTTGGTCAGGAGTACTCTTAACTGGCGGTTCTTTCAGGGGAATGTACTGTTTCTATTGTAAGACAACTTGCCAAAGGCGTTTTCCTCCTCTTGTAACCATTCTTAGTCatgggcattttcaaaatttatcatGGTGGTTATTATTTCCCCTGCCATAATTTTATTTGTATCTTGTACATGGTTCCTGCAATTGAATTATGGGAAATCAATAAGGAAGAAATATTTGGGATTTCTATGGTCAAGTACAATCATATTTGTTTTTGTGACCATTTGCTGAAGCTGGCAAGGTGGATCTTGTTTTtctgttatttttatttttgtggtTCTGCAgttcttgcatttttttttttaattagatatAACTATTTTGGACTTGCAATGCCATCTCTCCTTTTTATATTTTGCAATCTATTTTATTTTGGAGTTTCCATCTGTACTGAGGGAtctaattcaatttttcattcaggaTATCACCCCTTGCTTTGAGGCAACCCTCCAGTGCTTAAATGCTTAAAAGGCACCCAGGAGAAGGTACCTTGGTTTCTTTACTGGGAGCTTGTTGAAACACCCAAAAGTATCATGTTATTTTGCAAAATATTTGCTCTTAAATGGAATTTTACGAGTTAATGCTTTCTATGTGCTTGAGAATagtttctcatgctgctttttaAGTGTTTGGGTATGTTTCCTTCAGAATGGTTCCTTGGATTTTGTGTACATTGTGGTATGTTTTTTATGTGTTGTGCATTGTGGTTGTGCTTTGCAAAGGAAATGTCCTAGCGCAAGTACTCTTATTGAATTGGTTCCATTACCACAATTGACACCTGTTCACTCTACTCAAATGTGTATGTGTATGATGTACATTCATGTCTTTTGTGTGGTTGATATCAGTTTTTCTATGCTGTAGTTGATAGTCTGATCTGCGCCTATAGGCTAATGATTTTCTATATGTCTGATATATGGACTACTATTTTGGAGGCAAATGCTACTGAGATATGCTGCTTCAACTTTAAAGTGAAAGTATGTGTAAGTAATTCAATTTCTAACTTGATTGCTGTTGCTCTCTCTTAATGGCTTACGCTGAAGTGGACAGCATTCTGTTGGAAATACTAATGTATTGATGTCTCCCTTTTCTTAGGGCATTGTAGTCATCCCTTTGCAAGGCTTGTAAGTATCTGCAATCTTCTTATGGATTGCAAGTTTACAtaagcttcttcttctttttatttttttattttattttttttatttttgatatgaTATATGGTTTTGATGTTATTTTTTGTCAACCTCTTTTTTTGCCATGGTATCATGTGTAAATACTGCATGAGATTCATGTATCATATCTTTTATGTGTCATATTATTTTATATCAGTTGTGTCTATGATACAAAAACGAGGTATATCACTGGACATTCTATGCCATGAAGCATAAGGTTGGTGGATGAGATGTTATTCTTTACCCTGGAAAAACGTATTTGAAGAACTGAAAAAAATCATGAGAATCTCTTGGAAGCCTAAAGAGTGCTTTATGTTATTTAGTGTTTGTTGCTGAAACTTGTTTTGTTGGCTGGAAGGTGCTGTATCTGAAGGCTTGTGCTCAATGTTACAACCCTAGGGCTGACAGTCTCGTAAAAGCAGCTTTAGCTGAAAGCCAAACTTATATGAACCTCATGCTTGACAGAGTCTAGCACTCCAACCGAACTGTTCTGAGTTTGAAGCCCTAAAATGCAATCTTCTAGGGCTTGAACTCTAGGTCTCTGTAGAATTTCCATTTTTAAATTATGTATGCTTTAGGAGGTGGAGTGGATCCCTAATTTGCCCATGCTTAGCTTATATGAGTCTCATATAATCTCTTTAGTGCACATACTAAAATCATAACGACAATGTCGAGCAAAGGCTAATAAGGCATATCATATGATTGTAACACTAATTAATATAATTACCCAAATCAATGTAATCAAAAGACTAAGATGGTTGTAAAATGCATCATAATTTGTAGTTTCCTGTCATTAGGGTTAAAAAGTTTTTCCCCCCTTCTCTAGCCTTGAAGTATTGTCTAATTAATCAATTTTGCCACAACTCGTTGATTTAGCTTGCTTAGGTATATTTTGTAGTATGTCTTTGTAAACTGAACAATTTTGTTATGTAATCACCCACTTGATTATGGTCACTAGTTGAGCCTAGCTCGCATAGGTTTCTGGTAGTTTTGCTTTGTAAATTAATGAGTAAAAACAAatgtttaataataataataataatagtagtaaTAATATGATGGAATACGataaaatgatataatataatttaatctcTTTTTTTACCCTTGGGGTGGCGTTTGGTACAAGGCTAACAACAAATAATTATTGCTTAACTTTTAACTCCTCATTAATGTTGTTTGGATACTTAAAGAGATTAGTTAACTTTTCATTTCATTAATGCTTATACTTCAGGGGTTAAATGTTAGCCTTGGTACGAGGTTAGCGGAGAGTAATTATTAACCTAATTAACTCCCTGAAAAGgttataaatattaatgaggtAAAAAGTTAACATAGTCCCTTTAAGTATCTAAACAACATTAATGAGCGGTTAAAAATTAGAAGGGTAATAATTGCTCCTTTTTAATATCGTACCAAACGCCCCCTAAAGATTAGAACTTACAAAGGTAACATTTAACTCCTGATTTTTTAACTTTCTATCAAACACATTCTTATTGATAAGAAATGGGGATTAAATAGTTGCACTCTGTTTGCTTAGGCTTTTCCTATTAAATATTGCCAGTTTAGCTATATGCAACAATTATTTGttcaaaaattgaaatgttaCATAAAGTCTTAAATGAGGACATCAAGTTTCCAAAGATAGCTGCATGTACGTCTCTCCAAGATGCTGAGATTGTGTGTGATCCTATTTTTATTATTATGGTGGTGATGATCAGTAGTTTATTGCATCATATGATCTCCTTTTATTAGAAGCAATGAGCCTTAGCTCATGGTGCTAGAGTATGTATCTAGGGTTGTGAAGTTCTGAGTGTGAACTTAAAGTCAAAAAATTGAAACACTTCTTTTATGAGAAGCAGAACATGGAAGGATATAAAAAGGATGCTATCTTTAGGTTGTGGTTTTGCTGAGGAATTCAATTCTCTTAAAAACTCAAGGATATAATTTGTTGTACTTGAAGATGTTTGTTAACCCTTCTATCCAAAAGTATTGAAATTGATGATGATTTACCCAGTATCTAACCAACTAACTTCAGGATGCATTCAAAATTCTCATGCATCTTTTCTTAAGCATGCATTCAAAATTCTCATGTATTTTTTCTCTCATATTTAAGTCAGTGCTGCAGATGTGTATTCCTAAATTGAGATGGGTAGGGATTTGATTTCttccagaattttttttttctaaaaaaaaaaaaggaataaacttTTCAGTGTATCAAATTTCCTGGACTCAGAATATTGATAACCTATTGTTGTACAAATATTGCAGTTGCTTCATGATACTAGTGCATCAATATACTTGGCAGTTACAAGTGAGTGATTTTCATGAATAGCATTTACATTATTTATACCTGCTTTTCTGAttaataatcttttttttttctccctcgaTTAGTGctctatgtatattttatttatttattatttgattgACTTGATGGTTGCTATTCGAGGCTTTATAAAGGCAACATTTTGTGAAAACAGGCGACTAAGTAATGACGATGTAAATTTTTATACTGGAGTTTGTATTGATTGTTATGTTTGGCATCTTAATATCTGCAACTTCAAATGACAGTGAATTGAATTTACTGTTTTCGTTCCAAGTGGAGTTGCATTATCTAGATAAGCTACTCAATTTTTTATTGAGGTCCaaataagtttaatttaatttttgtgcTTAATAAATTCAGAACTTTGCATTTTTTAAGTTCAAATTAATcttaacataataaaatattttttaatcataaaatattattttctgtaattttcaaaatattaaaagttatttactattttttatcaaaataaatattaaaaaaataaaaataaatttgaagAACACTAGGGACACTAAGAAGACAACCTATTTAACCTAAAAATTCAAACCCAAACAATACGATCCCAAGTATCATCAATATTCCAGAAGGGAACTAAACTAATCAAGAAATTTAACACcaattctcaaaaattttcaattaaagacTAAAGCAAATGGACTCAAAAGCAGCAAGAGATGTTGGCTCTGCTCGCAGCTGGGTTGTGGACTCTTGTTGCTGTT encodes:
- the LOC110667441 gene encoding uncharacterized protein LOC110667441 isoform X3, with amino-acid sequence MGHEYHTAGKKRHAESGSSKGSHKQKNYRDADTPEGAESKLGDWGNSSSSESGRDKNKTMTGSASHDRYYDEEIPRRRSLSHDFARERSRFHSIVQEEVLLKRGQHNGRAEIFSDDERMSRRDRDLKHVSKDLEREHSTSYSRSLGGGDRHRSRDACGREVTREKDNWEWRRDQVRERSTDRDQRREKDGERRRDRDLRREMEQDRSRDKYVSRDKERERSRDSDIRREKERERSWDRDVRREEERERSRDWDMRREIERERSKDREMDRDRRRERQRERSLEREVERDRRRDMEEDLGKKRQKERDKSKDKDVTRSSERHRDQERERKKDSDTYRERDRVRGQDWESERERERRSNRNRDKASDIKSDSTKGYNSHGDSLEGDRYKLRRDEEEQDDFEERINLKLAEQEEDLDSVKEESRKRRQAILEKYRNQQSQQKNEAQSEDAEKDVEPAQLRVQSLPASNFVPETLDTRIDGDIYVAEPSFSVGKSPPQNGTRASERTSGAVGLGEGTPKSERSDEKYCDDIFGETPTGVHKLGKGDGLPIMRNGLHDNWDDSDGYYGYRFGEILDGRYEIVAAHGKGVFSTVIRAKDLKAGVGEPEEVAIKIIRNNETMQRAGQSEVKILNKLADLDQENKRHCVRFLSSFKYRNHLCLVFESLHMNLREVLKKFGRNIGLKLTAVRAYAKQLFIALKHLKNCGVLHCDIKPDNMLVNEAKNVLKLCDFGNAMFSGKNEITPYLVSRFYRAPEVILGLPYDHPMDMWSVGCCLYELYTGKVLFPGPTNNDMLRLHMELKGSFPKKMLKKGAFVDQHFDQDLHFHATEEDPVTKRTVKRMILNIKPKDIGSIVTSSPGDDLKMLANFRDLLDKIFVLDPEKRMTVHQAQLHPFITVVAVFEVRSGDVWSGVLLTGGSFRGMYCFYCKTTCQRRFPPLVTILSHGHFQNLSWWLLFPLP